A part of Candida albicans SC5314 chromosome 2, complete sequence genomic DNA contains:
- the TIM17 gene encoding protein transporter (Predicted component of the Translocase of the Inner Mitochondrial membrane (TIM23 complex), involved in protein import into mitochondria), whose protein sequence is MSADHTRDPCPIVILNDFGGAFAMGVIGGCVWHGIKGFRNSPYGERSYGALSAIKARAPVVGGNFGVWGGLFSTFDCTVKAVRKREDAWNAVIAGFFTGGALAIRGGWKHTRNSAITCACLLGVFEGVGMMMQRLQAQPTMAPVYPEEPTALAA, encoded by the coding sequence ATGTCAGCTGATCATACTAGAGATCCATGTCCAATAGtgattttaaatgattttggTGGTGCATTTGCCATGGGAGTCATTGGTGGTTGTGTATGGCATGGTATAAAAGGTTTTAGAAATTCTCCATATGGTGAAAGAAGTTATGGTGCATTATCAGCCATTAAAGCTAGAGCACCAGTTGTTGGAGGTAATTTTGGGGTTTGGGGTGGattattttcaacttttgaTTGTACAGTTAAAGCAGTACGTAAAAGAGAAGATGCTTGGAATGCTGTCATTGCGGGATTTTTCACTGGTGGGGCTTTAGCAATTAGAGGTGGTTGGAAACATACAAGAAATTCTGCCATTACTTGTGCTTGTTTATTAGGAGTTTTCGAAGGGGTTGGTATGATGATGCAAAGATTACAAGCACAACCTACCATGGCTCCAGTTTATCCAGAAGAACCTACTGCTCTTGCTGCTTAA
- the TPO5 gene encoding Tpo5p (Putative polyamine transporter; mutation confers hypersensitivity to toxic ergosterol analog; hyphal induced; macrophage induced), translated as MTINSSYEPVLQQPHNDNSSSSSPPPPAPPSYASHILNDIGSSAPIRYIGSLIEEANREGDSDGGDGNNNILDTIEQVEHFKYKQDLERKLTVTSVIGLGFSLMGVPFGLSSTLWISLMDGANVTILYGWLIVGGFSLCVILSLSEIISKYPTAGGVYHFSSVLSDEKYSNISSWFTGWFLLIGNWTYAISIMFSGAQFILSIFGMKNVYIYKEDRFLVLSVYFILLGFCGFINFKFSKHLEKINKACILWTIYTVLAIDFLLIFSSTRTNSIKDILTKFDNSRSGWPDPLAFIIGLQSSSFTLTGYGMLFSITDEVKTPEKNMPRGAISAVFMAIVTGVIFIIPILTILPELEILLDETPNIMPIDLIFKLSTESYLISFLMACLMIGTMIFQSIGSLTTASRSTYALARDGGLPFADLWTQVNSIEDYKLPKNALFLSMVICAILSSLSLISQSAFNAFMGAAVISLALANGVPILCLMINKRKKVRGAAFKLGKIGWIINGLSIFWILLSVFILCMPPVIKHLTWSNMNYAILVIISFAIIASLGYKTWGEKSFTGPVIDNDYFELNNLETNVSSSRQAGAGTAGAGGASTASGDVNDDDFVIIGNDEEEEEEEDDDDDEPDTNSSKSKTKDWDKEEEEEDDMILDNKLPPIKNKKRTNDYQPLEDH; from the coding sequence ATGACAATAAATTCTTCTTACGAACCAGTGCTACAGCAACCACATAATGAcaattcttcatcgtcTTCTCCACCACCTCCAGCACCACCATCTTATGCATCACATATACTAAATGATATTGGATCACTGGCACCAATTCGATATATTGGATCATTAATCGAAGAAGCCAATAGAGAAGGTGACAGTGACGGTGGTGAcggtaataataatattcttGATACGATTGAACAAGTGGAACAttttaaatataaacaagATTTAGAACGTAAATTAACCGTTACATCAGTCATTGGATTAGGATTTTCTTTAATGGGGGTACCATTTGgattatcatcaacattatGGATCTCATTAATGGATGGAGCTAATGTGACAATATTATATGGATGGCTTATAGTTGGAGGATTTTCATTATGTGTAATATTAAGTTTATCAGAAATCATATCGAAATATCCTACTGCTGGTGGAGTTTATCATTTTAGTTCAGTTTTAAgtgatgaaaaatatagTAATATACTGTCTTGGTTCACAGGATGGTTTTTATTGATTGGGAATTGGACTTATGCTATAAGTATAATGTTTTCTGGGGcacaatttattttatcgATATTTGGAATGAAAAatgtttatatttataaagaAGATCGATTTTTGGTATTATCAGTATATTTCATATTATTGGGATTTTGTGgatttataaatttcaaattttcaaaacatttagaaaaaattaataaagcTTGTATATTATGGACTATTTATACTGTTTTAGccattgattttttattaattttttcatcaactagaactaattcaattaaagatattttaacaaaatttgataattcaagAAGTGGTTGGCCTGACCCATTGGCATTTATAATTGGTTTACAAAGTTCTTCATTCACTTTAACTGGTTATGGAATGTTATTTTCTATAACTGATGAAGTTAAAACtccagaaaaaaatatgccTCGTGGTGCCATTAGTGCTGTATTTATGGCAATTGTTACTGGggttattttcattatccCTATATTAACCATATTACCTGAATTGGAAATATTATTAGATGAAACTCCCAATATTATGCccattgatttaatttttaaattatctACAGAACTGTatttaatatcatttttaatGGCTTGTTTAATGATCGGTACCATGATTTTCCAAAGTATTGGTTCTTTAACTACGGCATCAAGAAGTACTTATGCTTTGGCTCGTGATGGAGGATTACCATTTGCTGATTTATGGACACAAGTGAATTCTATTGAAGATTATAAATTACCCAAAAATgcattatttttatcaatggTTATATGTGCCAtattatcttcattatcattaatttctCAATCAGCTTTTAATGCATTTATGGGTGCTGCCGTCATATCATTAGCATTAGCTAATGGTGTCCCGATATTATGTTTAATGATTAATAAACGGAAAAAAGTTCGTGGTGCAGCATTTAAATTAGGGAAAATTGGTTGGATTATAAAtggtttatcaattttttggatattattatcagtATTTATATTATGTATGCCTCCAGTGATTAAACATTTAACTTGGTCAAATATGAATTATGCCATTTTGGTGATTATATCATTTGCTATAATTGCAAGTTTGGGTTATAAAACTTGGGGGGAAAAAAGTTTTACTGGTCCagttattgataatgattattttgaattgaataatttggaAACAAATGTAAGCAGCAGCCGTCAGGCTGGTGCTGGTACGGctggtgctggtggtgCCAGTACTGCTAGTGGTGATGTTAATGATGACGATTTTGTTATAATTGGCAATgatgaggaagaagaagaagaagaagatgatgatgatgatgaaccAGATACTAACAGTAGTAAGTCCAAAACCAAAGACTGggataaagaagaagaagaagaagatgatatGATATTGGATAACAAATTACCACCAatcaagaataaaaaaCGAACTAATGATTATCAACCATTAGAAGACcattag
- a CDS encoding uncharacterized protein (Putative ortholog of S. cerevisiae Utp30; a U3-containing 90S preribosome complex protein; Hap43-induced; Spider biofilm induced) → MKSSEFILGETAYKNAKKSLQSLIKQYNNQPETINTPPPPDDDDDDDETSTPIPTNNQGMAIHLVISIKIPLSRKKDYIPRIIPISYKLDDVTNKSILLITKDPSTPYRSKLMIKDSPTEDLFSDIISFKKLKSMINKTSTSSTNNKGKKQNLIKIFKNYDIIVCDHRIMKFLPNVLGELFYYKNKKLPFLIQMAKPILLETSKLKAQLKAKSNNNNNNNQQGPSILDGLTISKENKIKDERCDPKYINLQIKSIVKNTNYLPSNVINKGDCISLKIGYINWSIDELLININDIIDYLINKEYFSTIGGGGGGEGIIKDLNNLGNIHVKINQSISLPIIDNNGMPKGNNDGEEEEDSDFDF, encoded by the coding sequence atgaaatcatCAGAGTTTATATTAGGTGAAACAGCTTATAAAAATGCTAAAAAATCATTACAATCCttaataaaacaatataataaCCAACCTGAAACAATTAacacaccaccaccaccagatgatgatgatgatgatgatgaaactTCAACTCCTATTCCTACCAATAACCAAGGTATGGCAATTCATTTAGTAATTAGTATTAAAATCCCTTTATCAAGGAAGAAAGATTATATACCAAGAATCATCCCTATTAGTTATAAATTGGATGACGTaaccaataaatcaatattattaattactAAAGATCCATCGACTCCTTATCGATCgaaattaatgattaaAGATTCACCTACAGAAGATTTATTTCTGGAtattattagttttaaaaaattgaaatccaTGATTAATAAGACAAGTACTAGTAGTACTAATAATAAGGGgaagaaacaaaatttaattaaaattttcaaaaattatgATATAATTGTTTGTGATCATCGAATCATGAAATTCTTACCAAATGTATTAGGtgaattattttattataagaataaaaaattaccatttttaattcaaatgGCAAAACCAATACTTCTCGAAACTTCAAAACTAAAAGCTCAATTGAAGGCTaaaagcaacaacaacaacaacaacaaccaacaagGACCTTCCATTCTTGATGGATTGACAATTTCTAAAGAAAATAAGATTAAAGATGAACGATGTGATccaaaatatataaatttacaaatcaaatcaattgttaaaaACACAAATTATTTACCTAGTAATGTTATTAATAAAGGTGATTGTATATCATTAAAAATTGGTTATATAAATTGgtcaattgatgaattattaattaatattaatgatattattgattatttaattaataaagaatatttttctacaattggtggtggtggtggtggtgaagGAATTATAaaagatttaaataatttaggTAATATTCATgttaaaattaatcaaagTATTAGTTTAccaattattgataataatgggATGCCCAAGGGGAATAATGatggtgaagaagaagaagatagtgattttgatttttaa
- the URE2 gene encoding Ure2p (Functional homolog of S. cerevisiae Ure2p, which is a regulator of nitrogen utilization, and which also has an infectious prion form called [URE3]; forms [URE3] prion when expressed in S. cerevisiae), whose amino-acid sequence MMSTDQHIQQNMNDNSNNSNNSNNNNTNNNNNNQSVNVNVNNTNNNTQTISNLSAGLKSVSLTDQQQNEVNLNLLQQQLHQEASTQQQQSRITQFFQNQPTEGFTLFSHRSAPNGFKVAIILSELNLPFNTFFLDFNNGEQRTPEFVTINPNARVPALIDHYNDNTSIWESGAITLYLVSKYLKENGECSLWSNNLIEQSQISSWLFFQTSGHAPMIGQALHFRYFHSCPVPSAVERYTDEVRRVYGVIEMALAERREALIMDLDVENAAAYSAGTTPLSQSRFFDHPVWLVGDRTTVADLSFVPWNNVVDRIGINLKVEFPEVYKWTKHMMQRPAVKRALRGD is encoded by the coding sequence ATGATGTCTACTGATCAACATATACAGCAAAACATGAATGacaatagtaataatagtaataacagtaataataacaataccaataacaacaataacaatcaGAGTGTGAATGTGAATGTgaataatactaataacaATACACAAACCatttctaatttatcaGCAGGATTAAAATCAGTTTCTTTAACtgatcaacaacaaaatgaagttaatttgaatttattacaacaacaattacatCAAGAAGCTTCtactcaacaacaacaatcaagaattacacaatttttccaaaatcaaCCAACTGAAGGTTTCACATTATTTTCTCATCGATCAGCTCCTAATGGATTTAAAGTTGCCATAATATTATcagaattgaatttaccTTTTaacacattttttttggattttaaTAATGGAGAACAAAGAACTCCTGAATTTGTTACCATAAACCCTAATGCTAGAGTACCAGCATTGATTGATCattataatgataatacATCTATATGGGAATCAGGTGCTATTACTTTATATTTAGTAtctaaatatttaaaagaaaatggtGAATGTTCATTATGGTCgaataatttaattgaacaaagtCAAATTTCTTCATGGTTATTTTTCCAAACTTCTGGTCATGCGCCAATGATTGGTCAAGCATTACATTTTAGATATTTCCATTCTTGTCCAGTACCAAGTGCTGTAGAAAGATATACTGATGAAGTTCGAAGAGTTTATGGAGTCATTGAAATGGCATTAGCTGAAAGAAGAGAAGCTTTGATTATGGATCttgatgttgaaaatgCTGCTGCTTATAGTGCTGGTACTACTCCATTATCTCAATCAAGATTTTTCGATCATCCAGTATGGCTTGTTGGAGATAGAACTACAGTGGCCGATTTATCATTTGTTCCTTGGaataatgttgttgatagAATTGGTATTAATTTAAAAGTTGAATTCCCTGAAGTTTATAAATGGACTAAACATATGATGCAAAGACCAGCTGTTAAACGTGCTTTACGTGGAGATTAA
- the FGR51 gene encoding Fgr51p (Protein lacking an ortholog in S. cerevisiae; transposon mutation affects filamentous growth; Hap43p-repressed gene) translates to MNNYVIPGVKKLDISVCFDNDESHLYMFSPDLEDLRIYTERSMQVILPPNLRKLAIVTESYPISFISEEMVNLKHLSLLWPGMSSFEQTGIEAPNLETLILESINVADFTGLQNLEHLKQLEVVQSIFPIGLFNEGFPELEMLSFSDCIFPDFEDFNNSSLIFSSNLKELRIKNSGFSSVHFSNFVQPPTLKILDLDSLSFNYEHLGENLSYIHVRASKATLKSDFRIPPMTEKFTLNASYLTFESMDFMYHLPTNLASLHLSAKRSGKLYPITQMVEWPSKMSEINFKNFNIDYFKLKQLNLNESGLKKIYISGGDVKKLDAGLFPVSVKDLSLTEMGIQQLADSFENLENLQKLDLSGNQLRDIGPVKLPMASLQYLDVSQCNLRLISPFVVSMLEEKNKNAKLRVYAIDNVNVSVIDIRRVLKAIKGLSLVVSKFDKTLTEISKHSSRLHCQYTHVDHRIKQPEIDDLYNGSDSGSDEESSVTKNKRRKI, encoded by the coding sequence ATGAATAATTACGTGATCCCGGGTGTAAAGAAGTTAGACATCAGTGTGTGTTTTGATAACGATGAAAGTCATTTATACATGTTCTCTCCTGATCTAGAGGATTTAAGAATTTACACTGAACGGTCAATGCAAGTGATTTTGCCTCCCAATTTGAGGAAACTTGCGATAGTGACAGAAAGCTACCCAATAAGTTTTATATCTGAGGAAATGGTTAATTTAAAGCATTTGCTGCTTTTATGGCCAGGTATGCTGTCTTTCGAACAGACAGGAATAGAAGCTCCAAATTTAGAAACTTTAATTTTAGAGTCCATCAATGTAGCCGATTTTACAGGTTTACAAAACTTAGAAcatttaaaacaattagaAGTTGTTCAATCTATTTTTCCTATTGGTTTGTTTAATGAAGGTTTTCCTGAATTAGAAATGCTTCTGTTCTCAGACTGTATATTTCCagattttgaagattttaACAACtcatcattaatattttcatcaaatttgaaGGAGTTGAGAATTAAAAATTCCGGTTTCAGTAGTGTCCATTTCAGCAACTTTGTACAGCCTCCTACATTGAAGATTTTGGATCTTGATAGCTTATCATTTAATTATGAACATTTGGGTGAGAACTTACTGTATATTCATGTTCGTGCTTCAAAAGCTACATTGAAAAGTGATTTTAGAATACCTCCTATGACTGAAAAATTCACATTGAATGCTTCTTATCTAACTTTTGAGAGTATGGACTTTATGTATCACTTGCCAACCAATCTTGCAAGTTTGCACTTGTCTGCCAAACGCCTGGGAAAATTGTACCCTATTACTCAAATGGTTGAATGGCCGCTGAAGATGAGcgaaattaattttaagAATTTTAACattgattatttcaaattaaagCAATTGAACTTGAATGAATCTGGACTTAAAAAGATTTACATTTCTGGAGGTGATGTCAAGAAGTTAGATGCTGGCTTATTTCCCGTTAGTGTGAAAGATCTTTCTTTGACAGAAATGGGGATTCAGCAGTTGGCGGACTCgtttgaaaatttggaaaacttACAGAAGTTGGATTTATCAGGAAATCAATTGAGAGACATAGGTCCTGTTAAATTACCAATGGCATCATTGCAATATTTAGATGTTAGCCAATGTAACCTTCGTTTGATATCACCATTCGTGGTTTCAATGTTggaagaaaagaataagaatGCCAAATTAAGAGTATACGCTATTGATAATGTAAATGTTAGTGTGATTGATATCAGGAGAGTATTGAAAGCAATCAAAGGACTTTCATTAGTTGTCAgcaaatttgataaaacgTTGACAGAAATATCCAAGCATTCTTCTCGTTTGCATTGTCAATATACTCACGTTGATCATCGTATCAAGCAACCCGAAATAGATGATCTTTATAATGGAAGTGATTCCGGTTCAGATGAAGAGTCTAGTGTAACTAAAAACAAACGAAGAAAGATTTAA
- a CDS encoding uncharacterized protein (Ortholog of C. dubliniensis CD36 : Cd36_19300, C. parapsilosis CDC317 : CPAR2_209720, Candida tenuis NRRL Y-1498 : CANTEDRAFT_114035 and Debaryomyces hansenii CBS767 : DEHA2E10494g) has product MSDAVLEDTIYDDAVSFTTKPYDSVYPKIDSSIVNLPVTLQRLPRNNSMSDNRLVSTLNFNSKSLASEREQFNSTSLSNVDPSTTSSSTILKDASFKILQTKLSLEKDNQWRQQELETIKRLDRPMYYKPPSHDFKDGFYGIKDCLPPNVKLNDQSQQEEKDNEFNKATKLPIFINAITAKRAKESNTHAQVLQSIRNEINEDDIIDDDDPNNDNPQGSWENPIVKEAISRQINLEYQMKSLIRNIIYLMIFILFKSSISKLLVLLLNARSISSTKESDSQLYNYSHNNHMIIPQSSSSSSISVSNTSTIAFYFVLITKLIIGYFIISIIIAGFKLLKGQDQCYDLPLTIHQRKLLGLKVNDVPEDYIIDEKAEMILKQRRYDLLKNKNNDKNKDKLVNMVNNQQSIPKYKKLNDYYCSSYYDGINNNAEEEQEQLQDSMFNINPQVNGKYNDGALIKNQSLYQPRHGSTFNNSIELNTQASTSGLKFLGNQTTFGSQINYNTQNKNMNSKYSSQTIQKAQSKFEKNFDIKFNCN; this is encoded by the coding sequence atgtcTGATGCTGTATTAGAGGATACAATATATGATGATGCTGTTAGTTTTACTACAAAACCATATGATTCTGTTTATCCTAAAATCGATTCATCAATTGTCAATTTACCAGTGACATTACAACGATTACCACGAAATAATAGTATGAGTGATAATCGTTTAGTTTCTACCctaaattttaattctaaATCATTAGCATCTGAAAGAGAACAGTTTAATAGTACTTCCTTACTGAATGTTGAtccatcaacaacatcttcttctactattttaaaagatgctagttttaaaattttacaaacaaaattatctcttgaaaaagataatcAATGGAGAcaacaagaattggaaaCAATCAAACGATTAGATCGACCAATGTATTATAAACCACCAAGTCATGATTTTAAAGATGGATTTTATGGAATTAAAGATTGTCTCCCTCCAAATGTTAAACTTAATGATCAATCACAACAAGAGGAAAAAGATAATGAATTCAATAAAGCAACCAAGTTaccaatatttattaatgcCATAACTGCGAAAAGAGCAAAAGAAAGTAATACACATGCACAAGTATTACAAAGTATAcgaaatgaaataaatgaagatgatattattgatgatgatgaccctaataatgataatccACAAGGATCTTGGGAAAATCCTATTGTAAAAGAAGCCATTTCGAGACAAATTAATCTTGAATATCAAatgaaatcattaatacgaaatattatttatttaatgatatttatattatttaaatcatcaatttcaaaattattggtattattattaaatgcTAGATCtatatcatcaacaaaagaATCTGATTCTCAATTATACAACTATAGTCATAATAATCATATGATAATACCTCAatcgtcatcatcgtcatcaatATCAGTATCAAATACTAGCACCATtgcattttattttgtattaataacaaaattaatCATAGgatatttcattatcagTATAATTATTGCTggattcaaattattaaaaggTCAAGATCAATGTTATGATTTACCATTAACTATTCATCAACGGAAATTATTAGGATTGAAAGTTAATGATGTACCTGAAGATTATAtcattgatgaaaaagcCGAAATGATATTAAAACAACGAAGAtatgatttattgaaaaataaaaataacgataaaaataaagataaattggttaatatggttaataatcaacaatcaataccaaaatataaaaaattgaatgattattattgttcttCTTATTATGATGgtatcaacaataatgctgaagaagaacaagaacaattaCAAGATTCTATGTTTAATATTAATCCTCAAGTTAATGGCAAATATAATGATGGTGCATTGATTAAGAATCAAAGTTTATATCAACCAAGACATGGTAGTacttttaataattctattgaattgaatactCAAGCATCAACTCTgggtttgaaatttttaggAAATCAAACAACTTTTGGTAGTCAGATCAATTATAATACTCAAAATAAGAATatgaattcaaaatattcatcacaaacaattcaaaagGCGCAAtctaaatttgaaaagaattttgatattaaattcaattgtaattgA
- a CDS encoding uncharacterized protein (Ortholog of C. dubliniensis CD36 : Cd36_19310, C. parapsilosis CDC317 : CPAR2_209710, Candida tenuis NRRL Y-1498 : CANTEDRAFT_113479 and Debaryomyces hansenii CBS767 : DEHA2C15114g): MEQELTQIINLLTSNELPTTLTGLEQTHKLLMSLLPSIKQYQNLLTNTNNSALMYNQRHIKQNRDLQQLIQFQILQDNFQYNLLQYLLPIYDKYELTLNDYLLSNQIIQGILLIHPNSKRIFSINHHNMKIILDLLDGCNNTNNNNNKDSVNDNMKLSISLISTLIHILLKNYDNYRIFEDLNGCSILIKHFKLSSFENINDQNNTNTNTNSNNNNNEDEELNNNLNFKIIEFLMLYLSEEIDNSGGGKSIQEKSQFFINDFPEIDSLIENLNQLNNL; the protein is encoded by the coding sequence ATGGAACAAGAATTAACTCAAATTATAAACTTATTAACATCAAATGAACTACCGACGACATTAACTGGATTGGAACAAACCCataaattgttgatgagTTTATTACCATCGATTAAACAGtatcaaaatttattaacgAATACCAATAATAGTGCATTAATGTATAATCAACGTCATATAAAGCAAAATCGAGatttacaacaattgatacaatttcaaattttacaagataatttccaatataatttattacaaTATCTATTACCAATTTATGATAAATACGAATTAACTTTaaatgattatttattaagtaatcaaataattcaaggtatattattaattcatCCCAATTCTAAAAGAATATTTAGTATTAATCATCATAATATGAAAATTATTcttgatttattagatgGCTGCAAcaataccaacaacaacaataataaagattctgttaatgataatatgaAATTATCCATATCACTAATATCTACTTTAATTCATAttttattgaagaattatgataattatcgaatatttgaagatttaaatGGTTGTAgtatattaattaaacatTTTAAATTGAGttcatttgaaaatattaatgatcaaaacaacaccaacactAACACTAacagtaataataacaataatgaagatgaagaattaaataataatttgaatttcaaaattattgaatttttaatgCTTTATTTGtcagaagaaattgataatagtGGAGGAGgtaaatcaattcaagaaaaatcacaattcttcattaatgatttcccggaaattgattcattaattgaaaatctcaatcaattaaataatttataa